The genomic region gtaatatataaatctGAATGACCCAAAAAACAGAATCCATTAAAGATAAAGTTGGTAAATTGGACTCCATCAACATTAAAGCTTCTGGTCTTTGGTCATTTCTTAATGCTAACCATTAGCATGCAATTTTCCTGTACTCTAAAAATCCAGTCAGTTTATTACTTTCTTAGTTTGGTCGTATTGCATAAAGATGCTGCTTTTTGACTGTGCTATTAAAACAACAAGAATTATTGCTCTCAAAGTACTTTCCACTGTAAGTTCATATTTCCTCCTAATGATACCAGAATATGGCCCGCTATAAAGTTAACTTAATTCAATCAAACAAATCTAGTCCATTTTAGGGTAGCAAAATTTTTGAAAGTTAAGAAATAACTCATCATTGGGATATGCAGTCATAAAAGCTGGGCTATTCCTTCATAAGATTATGGGGGAATATATAAAAACACCAGAAAAGGACTCAATAAATTTTGCTGAAACTTGAAGATTTCCTTCACTTCGACTCACCTATTCCTGTTCACCCGTGGAATTCTGCCTGCGAATAATGTACAATAAGACTAAAGTTAGctacattatttttatagtaatcAAATTATCTTGTGCTGCCACAGAAAATACAGTGtaagaatgaaattaaatggaataaatgtaaATAGCATAGAACCACCTCGAAGCAGATGGTGGAGCATCTCCAAAGGAAGCGGCATGGTTAATTCACTGATCATTAGATCTCAGGGGCTGTAAGATTAGTTTTAGACCAAATCAGGAGAGCCCCCTCCTGAGGTACTCACTCTACTGATTCTTCTCCAGTGtctaaagctgaaagaaaaaggcagagatgTATACACCAGTCATGCAAACATGTGTAGGTCAATTCTCCAAAATTATCTTGAGAATCTCAGCATGTCTTAGAACATTTTATACATCTgcaaggggaggggggtggagttTAAATATTCATTAACCGTCAGGGATGTAAGAAATGGACCTtcagactacaaaaaaaaaaaaagaaaagaaaaagaaaagaaaaacatgaagtattttgaaattcttacaaaaacaaacacacattttaagttttagaatGTCATTTATTGTATGCCTATCCCTAAAGGAAAGCTGATTTGGAAAAGCAGAATATAACATACGACAACACAAGAATTTATAGGTCTTTGAAAGTCTTAAGAAATTACATTCCCAGAGGCATTCCTGAACAGATCTTCACCAAAGGCCTCTGTATTGCTCTCCATGAGACTGGCCCTGGTGCCTGTGGGCATTTGGGCATTTTCTGGATATAACTTTACATCTTATCCTTTTtacatctatcttttttttaagagataaagagagtgaggggggtgggggggtggggagtgggcagagggagagggagagagagaatcttaagcaggttccaggcctaGTGCAGAGCCTAaagtgaggcttgatctcatgacctgagccaaaatcaagagttggactcttaactgagaAAGGCACCCTAGTACCCCTTTACTTCTTATCTTTGTGTTAGCCTGTGTCCAGCAGTTTCCCTGAAGGTTCCTCAATGCTCTATTCAGACAGAGCAATTCAGAAGCTCTGCCTGCCTTGTGTTCGTCTTACTTTCCGAAGAAAAATAATATAGCGTGGAATAGTATTAAGCTAGTATTGACGaagaaaaaattcactgaaaattaaaacatagaaaCATTTATTTGGGCAACTGCAATTGTAATTGGGGAGGCACAGATCCTGGTAGGAACCTAAACTGCGTTCCCAGGAagacaaagagaggcagagtTATAGAGGCAAAAGGCTATGAGTGTAATTCTCATTCAGGTCCCTTCTGCAAAACAGAGATTGGAATTAGGGTAACTGGGATTGGTTGGGTTAATATGCAAATGAAGGATTGGAACACTTTTAGAAGCAAAGAATGCTGATGACTCAGGTGTCATGAGGAGGAAGGAAGTTAAGTCCACGCTAAAGGCTGCCAGCTCTCTGAAAATTTCAAAACTCTTCATGGTTTCTCCAATGCGGATGTGCCTAAACGCTTCCTTACTTATGGCCTCCTGATCCTATTTGTAAAAAGAGACTATCTTAAGTAGGCTTGCTTGCTCCGTTttggaattttccttttatagTAGCTTCAGAAAGATCTGACTTggggagagacaaacagagcCAAACACATGCGGTACCGTCCAATATGCTTCGTTATCCAGAGCAACGTATGTGGGTAGAGCAGACAGATGAATAAAATTAGTGACCTGTAATATCAGGACTGGAACCCAAGGTATTTGTTGCCAGGGACCAATACTGATGAAATAGATGGTTGGGGAatagagaacagaagaaaaggaaagattcaAGAAGAAACAAtctatcctatatatatatatatatatatatatatatataatcattaagtgagaatataataaaatatgaaggGACATCCAGTCTCAATATATAGCCCAACTTTTATTCTGTTTACCATTTGGCTTAGTCCTGTGTTACTTCATTTCTGCAGGTTAGTTGGTTCAGTCCAAATTGTGCACACTGATACGAGGTGAACCAATTCTCCTCCCTCATACACAAattcatatatgaaaaatttcCTTAATACATGTAAAACTTTAGGAGATCAACTTTTATAGGAAATTATCTggtacaaaataacaaaaatagctaAATCTTATTGAGAGTTTATTTTGTGCTTTAACTTCCTCGTATCGTTTTATCTCACAACTGAACATCTTGTGAGATAAATAGAGTTAGTTCTGTGGTTCCAATAAGAACACGAGCTTCCAGAAGTTAAAAAGATTCACTCAAAGAGCTACCAAATgagcataagaaaaaaatgctgtgCCTTCTGTGTGTAAAGAAACGTTTTTATGTGTTTACTGCTGGCTTCCAGGCTTTTAAAGTAGAGTAACCCTGAGGAAATGAGAGATTCTAGCATGTCAGAATGATGGATATCAGAGCTCATGTTTTACTGGTTGTCCATTTCAGTAAAATGCATCTTGTTGACCAAGCTTCACTCAAGCTGGCTTGTGTCAACACACAGAAGGAGGTAGCTGGTCATATCTCTACCCATAACACAACACAGGATCATCCTTATTAGACATGTGTATAAGTGACTCACTTACAACCGCAATCCCTGCATTTGTCTCAGTTCTCTGCTGAgtattgattttgttctttttacccTTCTTTTCTAATCCCCTTCTAAAACCTTCTGTTTTATGGAGTACATGGATTTACTTATAAAACCGAgattttaagggtgcctgggtggttcagttgcttaagtgtctgacttcagctcaggtcctcatctcatagttaatgagttcgagccccacgttgggctctgtgctgacagctcagatcctggagcctgctctagattctgtgtctccctctttctctgcccctctcttactcacgctgtccctctctcaagaataaataaacatttaaaaaaagatttaaaaaaacgaGATTCCAGGTATTTTTGAAGTTATTAAGTATTGTTCTACAGACTGGAAAGAGAATTCTAGAAAGAACAACTTACAACTGGATAACTAATCTTAGCTCAGTATATTTTTGGTGGGCTTACTATATAAAATAGTCATGATTTTTTGCCAATAAAATCTTATGAAttcttgagaaaaaaacaaatgataagaaaatgttttggttttgtcGTGTAGCATTCTTTCTGATGGGTTGAGTATTATCTCTGACCCCTCCTCAAGACCATCAACCTGCCccctactacacacacacacaaacacacacacacacacacacatacactcacacagaGAATTATCACACATACACAGGAACAAATATACACACtacatttctatattaaaaataatccagaTATTCTTTGGAGAATTACTATATTAAGCCAGTTCAAACCAAACTATGACTAGACAGACTTGATTTCCTATGAAATAGAATGTTTATCTTTGATAATCCACAGGTTTTCCTGGacccatggagaaaaaaaaagtaattcgaCGTGTGAAAAGTTCTAAGAGTAAAACTATCAAAGGAAGATTTCCTGACATTAGAGCAAACACTATCTCATTTATGTTTTGTCCTGGACTTCTCCTTGGCTCTGGGGCAGGAGTAATTCAATTGAGGAAACTGTGAAAACGATGCAATCGTTCTGCTAAGAAAGGCAAATACTTCCGCAGAGAGAAATGTCTACACAAATGGGATCCAAGACCCAGGCTATGTGATTCAGAGgacaaggaataaatgaaaattaaaatagtagtacctcaaaatgcagaaaataagaaaaaagatattatagGGGGCTGAGAGTCTGTTGGACTTCATCCCTGATTGCTACAGGAAAtgtatgttgaagttctaaccttTCTGAcattacacattttattattaatgcaTGATAGCTCATAACATAAGGGGAGGTGCTGGATATGTGAGAACAAGGTATAAAGGccaataaaaagagaagataggATCTTTGAAAGTAATTCATTACCTGTTAACTTCCAAATTTGCATGGGTTTATTGctagaaaacagataaaagaaaataaatatataccacttctttgaGTTGGCTCAATCAAACtggaaaaacacataaaaagaaacactaaTATGAGgcatgggatttttttaaaaggagtagATGTACAGTATCATATCAACAAAAGAACAGGGAGGAAATCAGATATGCTTCTGGTCTGTCCATGAGTCAGCAAAATCTGGAATAAGAAAACATCAAGAGTCTGACTTATAGGTAAGACATGAACACTAAGGCATAGTGGGGGCAACataagcagagaagagagaagaaatagtcATAGCGCAGACAGACTTTAGAGTATGTTTGGAGAATGTAGAGAAGTCCAGTGCAGCTGGTTGAAAGCATCCAAGCACagggaataaatgaagaaaggtaGAGAAAGAACGAAAATATGTAACATTTCCAGCAGCCATATGGCCTGCTAAATCTTCACATGTGTTAGTCAAAGTAATATTGCAACTTTCTTAAGTACAATAGTACTCATTTGGTAGATATTTGAGAAAAGGGGAGGcatatggggcacttgggtggctcggtcggttaagcgttggacttcagctcaggtcataatctcacagttcatgagttccaggcccatgtctggctctgtgctgacagcgcagacctggagcctgcttcggattctgtgtctccctctctctctgcccctccctcgcttgcactatctctctctctctctctctctctctctctctctctctctctctccccctcactctcaaaattaactaaatatttaaaaaggggggaggaTGCATATATGAAGCAAATTAACAAGACACAGAGATAAAAACACACCAGAGTCAATAATCACCCACCTCTCCCTGGCCCCAATATCTGTCATTGTGACACCATGCTTTATACCAATGTAGTGACTTCTGAGATTAGCAAGTTTGGCCAGGAGAAACTTTCACAAACAGCGAAAGGTTTGGATTTTGTTCCAAGGAATAGAGAGTTCTTTGCATATCTTTGGAGAGAGTAGTGATATGATTGGGCATGTGTTTTAGAAAGGCATTTCTAGCATTCCTCAAACCCATGCAACCATATCTGGAACCAGTTGGAAAGTTTAGAGTGCAGACTACAATCTGAACTGCAGCGACTTCTTTCTTTGGCTCTTCTATGTTAGAGGCCATTTGGTCCAGCTTCCCCCCAAAAGTTATATGTTTTCTATAACACCTGAAATAATATGCTCTGGGGACACAAAGTTGGAAGTGCACTTAATACCACCTTTACTGGAAATTTGAATGTGCCATTTTAGACCACACCTTCTGCATGGCGATTTGCATCTCCGTGTTTCTCAGGGTATAGATGAGAGGATTCAGCATGGGGGCAATCACCGTGTAAAACACGGAGATTTCCTTATCCTTGTTCTCGCTCCCCGCAGGGAgaacatagatatagatacaagGCACAAAGAATAAAACCACCACCATTATGTGAGAGCTGCAGGTGGAGAGAGCTTTGCGTCGCCCTGCGGAGGAGCGGGTCCTAAGATTATATAATATGAGTATGTAAGAAGCCACCAGGACAAGAAAAATGACAGCCGCCACCATCCCTGAATTAGCAATCGCTAAGATACTAACAACACGAATGTCTCTGCACACCAGTTTCAAAAGAGGCTTCACATCACATACGTAGTGATCTATCTGATTAGGACCACAGAAAGGTAAGTTGAGTACCATGAGCAACAGAGCAATGGAGTGCCAAAAACCCACGGCCCAGGCCGTGAAGATCAACATGTTACACCTCTGCCGGTTCATGACGACCGTGTAGTGCAGGGGCTTGACAATGGCAACATAGCGGTCAAAAGCCATGGACACCAAGATGAATATCTCCACACCCGCCAGCAAGTGGGCAGCGAAGAGCTGGGTCATACAATTGTTATAGGAGATGTTTCTTCTTGCGGCGCCTAAGTCCCTGAGTAGCCTGGGGACCACGGTGGAGGTGTAGCAGAGATCCATGAGGGAAAGGTGACAGAGAAAGTAGTACATCGGCTGTTCGATTAGATGGCTGCAGGTGATTGTGAACAAGATGATGAAGTTGCCCATTAAGATTGCCAAGTAACAGAgcaggaaccagaaaaagaacagGAGCTCCATTTGCTTATTTCCCCACAGACCCATGAAAACAAATTCTGTGACATTGTTCCCATTATCCATGAGGTTGAGGTGAGTCCAGAGTTAAACAGAAAGTTAATTCATCTGAAACAATACAGAACATACATTGCCAATAGTACCTTTTGAGTTTGGGGGTATTTACACACTAAAAAAAGATGCAGGTCATAGAGAATTTGTCACAGGCTCAATCTTTGAAATCCTTTTGGGTTAAGGGAGTCATTATATTTCAAAtgatatttgtttaattttttctttcttcaaatttttattcacattccaattagttaacatacagtataatgttagtttcggttgtagaatttagtgattcatcacttacatacaaccccTGGTGCTCATCACATTGCAGTCCTTAACACCcattcacccatttaacccacccccacccacctcccctccagtagcCATCAGtctgttttctataattaagagtctgtttcctgattTGTCTCTCTGATtcccattattttcatttgttttgtttcttaaattccgaaTATGACTGAAATAATATGGCATGAATCTcaaactgacttattttgcttaggacAATACTCTCTGGCTCCCTCCATGTCATTGCTCTATATAccccacatcttctctatccattcatgagtcaatggacatttggactctttccataatttgactattgttgataaagtgctataaacatcagggtgcatgtgtcttttcaattggcatttttatatccttagggtaaatagtagtgcaattgctgggtcttagggtagttctattttttaactttttgaggagcctccatattgttttccagagtggctgtaccagtagGGACTGTAAATGGTATTCACTGAAAGCATATTTTCTGTTTGAAACTCTTGTAAGCATTTTGCATTCATTTAATTCATAACAGACCAATGGTTACTATGCTGATACTCGTTTTACATgtggggaaacagaaaaataggtGGGTTCAGTTAATCCCACCAAATCGTTAAGGTATCAAGTAGCAACCAAAGATATGAACCTGTTTCAGATGCCATGTCCATGCTCTTATCAACTCTGCCATATTACCCACTGAGCAAATGGACTTCCAGCTGTTTTCCATCTCCTTAAAAGATATGGGTTTTACCTATCTCTGCCATTTACTACCTGTATAACTTTAAACaagtccctccccttctctaTGCTGTATATAATTTCTATATAGTGTCCCAATACACACAAACATTGCATGTATCCATTGAAACTGaagatatattcttaaaataagaacaaaatcaaGGCTCTTAATCATAGCAGAGAAATATCCTTGATTAGTGGATAATAGTTTCAGTGATTCTCCTTTTTGACAGGTTTGGTCAAGATTTAGAGCAAGGAGATACAGGAAATAGGGATTTGGAAACCCTGTTTGGGCATCTGGAAATAGGAACACAGGTTCTTGTCATGTAAaagctttccctttttcctaACCATTCTAAAGACACCTATTAGAGATTGTTGTTAACATGTTAGAAACATTGTGGAGAGCTAGGTGTTCTCTGTTGCCATATTGAAGAACCCAGTGTGATTAAAGAATGTCCTGAATTTAATGGTACATTTAGAACAGTACAACCACTTAGACGCAGTAGACGCAGGAGCAGAGCGTGAATATGTGGAAACATCACCTTTTACCCATAGCCAAGCATCCTCCACAGCAAAATCATGATTTGCCTAAAAGACTATTAATGtctatga from Panthera uncia isolate 11264 chromosome D1, Puncia_PCG_1.0, whole genome shotgun sequence harbors:
- the LOC125916234 gene encoding olfactory receptor 4P4-like, producing MDNGNNVTEFVFMGLWGNKQMELLFFFWFLLCYLAILMGNFIILFTITCSHLIEQPMYYFLCHLSLMDLCYTSTVVPRLLRDLGAARRNISYNNCMTQLFAAHLLAGVEIFILVSMAFDRYVAIVKPLHYTVVMNRQRCNMLIFTAWAVGFWHSIALLLMVLNLPFCGPNQIDHYVCDVKPLLKLVCRDIRVVSILAIANSGMVAAVIFLVLVASYILILYNLRTRSSAGRRKALSTCSSHIMVVVLFFVPCIYIYVLPAGSENKDKEISVFYTVIAPMLNPLIYTLRNTEMQIAMQKVWSKMAHSNFQ